The nucleotide sequence GAGAATATTCAGAGAGAAATGATAAAGTAGAAAATGGTAATCATACAGTGCTTTGAAATGCATACCAAAAAATGAATAGTAACTTGCAATAAATGTTGTTGAAGGTAGCATATATGGTTGAGTGAGGGAATGCCAAATTTCAAGAGCAATAACTAATTAACACCAATAATgctagaaaaatataaaataatcggGTCAAACagtctaaatttattttatttagtatttattaattatagaatatattaaataaagtaaaaaacaataaattttaacaattttttattaatttttttcatttatcaaatattttcaaattaataTTAATCAATATGCAACCATCGTTTTCTTTGTCTCTTAAAACAATGCAACATAACAATACTTAAATGCCACAATAGTAAATGTTTTGAAAACAAAGAAGATGAACTATATAAGACATAGTACATCATCACGTGATGATATACTTGTGGGGGATATCATGAAGAATCCGGGTGACAAATGTTTAATTTATCAAACATGTTAAGTTATTAATTTgactttatttgatttgatttcaccttcctttcttcttaATATAATTGGGTATGTATAGTAGTGAGACACAAATCAGTCCAAATCTTTTTGCTTTGCTAGTTTTTTCAATCAAGTCAAATTTTTTTAGGAGTAGGTATGCGTAGCGGGTACTCGATTATCTGTACGAATTTGAACTGAATTAATTAAATTGGTTTTGGAACTAATGGGCAATTGGTCTGACCCAATCAAATCGATAGTTCTCTTTAGTAATTGATTTAGGTAACAGTTTTGGGGTGCGAAATTCGAACCAATCCGTGAATCTGACcatgtattaattaaataaaaaaattaaaaattaaaaaatatatatgccttttaaaatataaaaatttaatatgtTTGATGTTTGATATATTTCGATTTTAATGTCTTTAGTGTTTAATATGTTTAGATTTTAATgtgtttaatttttaatatattttgtgtttaacatgtttggattatttctattgattttACATATTTATTGTActtataaaatttttaagataaaaattttgtttttttattttttatttttataaatttctgtttcatcgggtacccaattacaCAAACTGAATCAATCTGTTCTTAATTAGTTTGGTTTGGTTTAGGTAAatacacaaaaaaattaaaaccaaaccaaacccaattacaatttaattggttcgattATAATTTTACCATAAATCCGAACTAACCCGACCCGTGCTCACCTCTAaaattcttctgcaatttttataaatttagttaccgaattaaatttttttcccaatatgaattaaatttttaaaatttttattctaaattttaattttcaaaacttaaattccaaattataaattctagaCCCTAAAtcttaattctaaatcctaaatcctttaaaaaATGAGGCTAAAAAAAAGTTTACATTAAAAATTAGCTAATATTCACTAATAAAAAGTTAGTTCTCAATActtattcaatttttattttctaatcaATGATAATGAATTTTGAGTTTAAAATTTTGTGCATATaacttaatttctttatttaaccattataaattttaaatccaaaatctaACAAAAATTTAGATGAAAAAAAGAGAACCATTTTGTTTCATCTTTGTTAAAGGGGTACACCAAGCCTGTAGTGGGTTCACCCAGTGATTCTCTGGTGACATCCTGGGGTGTGTTTTGGATTTTGTGAAGGaaagaaaatagtaaaaataataaaattttattttttgtttttacttcttatttttttattttttatttttttaatacacaATTTTTCATTAAAACACCAAAATAAATCAAGTTTCGGGAACGATTTATGAGGTTGTGATGTGTATTGTGTTTCATTGTTACTACTTACTAGTTATACTTAGATTATGATTTTATGAATAAGGATATAGATTAATTACATTTTGTTTTCTCACTTAAGCCGATCCATGGCTCCAAGGAATTGCTAATATGTTTGGGAAACATGAAAAAAAAAgggcttttaaatttttttttttcaaatattaatcATATTTGTATACAAACATGAAAATAGGTTATAATCAAAATTAATCCATAATTCATAACCTTCTTTTTTGGGTGTGTGTGTGATAAGAGAATTCAAAGTTATATTTTTGGTAAGagagaattcaaaattttttttgaatttttttaccaaaaaaaaatttcggAACCCTAGATTTTAATtccaaatcttaattttttttaattctctctttaccaaaaataaaaaaagaattaaaaatctagCATCCCTGGCTTGTCCACTATACAAATTCAACAAAGCCCATTGGGGCTTGGGCCACAATTGAAAACtcaaaaacacacacacatacacacactcaAATACACATGCAAGACCAAAAACCATATAACACATGGAACTATGGACACAagcagtggcggaacttgaaacaaaattttgggggggccagatagaaaataattgtcaaaatatttttaatatgaaccccatttaagataagctcgtctaatctcatctctctggtttgggtgatattgccaaatttaaagccgttttttCAAGATCTCGTTCCAAAAAGTTAAGGTTAATGACGCCAGGACGTCGCTTGGATCACCAATCTTGGCGAGGTTAACAACCCCACTATGGTGACATAGTTTAGATTCACCAATCTTGGCGAGGTTAGCAACCCCACTATGGTGAAAATAGCCATAAACCCATCTTAGTTGGCCAAGCCAAGGATGcacctcttactctcaaagaGCCTAGAGGAAAATAAGCACACAGCTTATTTCATATTCAAAAATCAACTTCAACTCTATTTCATAAATAAAAGGTACATGAGTTATTTATACTAGTGGGAGAAGGAAAAGCCTTCATAACTTGGacgatgtgggactaattcataaCACAAAATTCACTATCTTAAACAATATGGGACTTGTATTCCCTTATtacaattaactaatataattaaccTACTAACTCTACTTGCTCATGCGTCAGTTAAAGTCATCAGATGTaattttttgaacttttgaaagtTATATCTCACTTTCTTTGTGAtttattaaagtagaagaactatctacaggtgttgatattgtaaaagttatatgttctccttcttattaaatattagccttcctcttaaaaaatgtatcaattctttaatttttcattattattttatataaaaatttaaatatatatcttGTAAGatatgtaaagaagaagttagaaggacaaatattaaaatttataatatttattgaattttttttatcaatttatacaaatacaataatattaatacttattgaatattctattattttttattatataaaaaattaaattaaataaatagtaaaatataaaataatattaaattaaataaataaaaatatctattttttatatttgaacttaaagatagagagagtgttgtttattgaatttattagatactttaagtcatagtaaagtatttaagtcaattgaactattttttatcttctgaaaaagtactactaaattttttataaaaagtttgggggggccatggcccccccttgtctgaactaagctccgccaCTGGACACAAGTACACCATAGCAACCCCGAAAGTCTAAGAAACAAGGTATATCATTGTAtgtccaaaacaaaaaaaaagatatatcattgaagaaaaagaacaatTAAACAGGATAAATTTAAACTCTCTCCACAGGTTCAGTACAATTACACTAACCAACCAGTAACTACCcataaattttaatataataaaatacaaCAAACTAGTTGTGTGCAAAACACATGCTTGGTAATGACATTTCTGTTGCAATTTAAGTAATAAAAATAATCTTATTTCatatttcaaaaataaacaaaaggacGTGAATATGATATGATTACAATGAACCCTAGCACGCAGAAGTTCAGTATAATTTTACCACCCTATTGAAAATTCTTATCTCTTAACATCATGTACCAAAAACATTAATAATACGAATTATCATTGAATCATCtattgattcacaagaaattgaAAGAGAATACTTAATATGCACAAACATAAATACATACATACTCATTACAACATTGCTATGCTGCTATATTGGTCCATTTGGCATTATAGGACTATACAAAATTATACAATGCTTTGTTGTATACACAAACAATTCTGCCTCCAAAACAAAAGGGGTTGGAGATTTATAACTGAATGAGCTCATTCTCTCTTTAGAGCATTTTCACAACCCAAAGCTTATATTTTCTTATATACAAATATACAAGGCATGGTCCTATAAGATTTGCATCGGAGAGGGACTTACATAGGTTTAGGTAGGTATCTAGATTCCCATTTTGGTGTATCCTTTTCCTTAGACCTTGAAGCACAGCTACCCTGTCTAAATATTCCGGAAATACTCCCAATTCAAGCATTTTCATGACTGTCTCAGCCGCCTCATTGAAATGGCCGCCTTTAATGTAGCCTCTTAACAACCACGACAGTGTTTTCTTCTTCTGAGGAGAACTTGCGACCTCCAACCGGGTCAGAAGCCTCCCTGTTGCTGTTGCCTCCTTCTGTGAGGCGCAAATGGCGAGAACAATGTCGTAGAGATCTCCGTCGGCCTCCTTGCCTACGAGCTTCATCTCCCATAGTTGCCTCTCTGCCTCGATTCCACGGCCGGCACAAATATACATGGCAAGGAGTCTCTCATGGATCACTCCCTGGAGTGATGAGCTGCCATCTTGAATCACCCAATTGGACAGGCGCACCCCATCAGCTAGAAGATCTGATTGATACTTCTCTGCAAGTTCAACATCTTCTAGGTCCAACTCAGATGCCAAACCAGCACGGACATAACTTTTCAGCTTTCGTAAAGCTTTGGCAAATTCATTCAGCTCCTTAACCACAGCAGTCATTGCAACAAGGTAACTGTACACTTCTGGCTTCAGGCCAGATTCCCTAAAATGAATCACTAATCTAACGGCACCTTTATAGTCACCTTCGACCTAGAAAAGAAAACATAGATTTGTAACTTATTCTTCTAATATACACTTTGAGAGATAGTTATGATATGAAAATGCCAAAAGTACGGGTTGCCCTCTTACTCGTCGGTCTCTCACTGGCTGGGTTATTCTCCTTGGCAACTCACCAATTTCATGGAAAACAAAGAAACAACATACAGTGTCACGGTCCTCTGCAGAAGCCGAGTACCGCTCCATGGCTAATACCACTTGTGAACTCAAATGGTTAAAGGAACTACTCTTGAGTCTCGGGATCTCCCACACACAACCCATACCTCTCTCATGCGATAGCCAGGCAGCACTTCATATTGCTAAGAACCCTGTTTTTCATGAGCGTACTAAGCATATTGAGGTTGATTGTCATCTTGTTCGTGATGCTGTCATCCAGGGCCTCATCCTTCCCTCCTATGTCCCAACAAAATCTCAGGTTGCCGATATCTTGACTAAAGCTCTGAGCTCCCATTCATTCGCATCAATGTTGGACAAGTTGGGCATTAGTAACTTACATGCCCCAACTTGAGGGGGGGTAATGAAATCTGATGCATATCAAGCCACATATGTCACGGCTAAATATTAGGAATTATTAGAAAACAAATTCCTTTCAGTTTTTAGTTGATTTGGTGTATCCCGTTTTATTAGCTGTAAATATCTTGCATTACCATAATTAGGAAATCAGGTAGCTAATCGTTAGGTAGAGTACTGTATATATAATTGATATGCTATTCAATAAAACACAAGGCAATTTGGCCGTGACATATGTGGCTTGATATGCATCAGATTTCATTAGTCTAAAATGTTGTTCCTCATAAAAGAAATCCCCCTAACCTTCCCTGATCGTATTTACTAAAATAGGGGCATGAAGTGTCACAGGAAAACAGCATAGATCGAAAATTCAGACCCTATTCTCACAATTATGAAGAAGGAACTTACCAGGAATTTAACATCAAGGTAAAAATACAAATTGACTAAATATAATGGAAAAAACAAGTGAACAACCAAAATCAAGCTATTGCAATTTCCAAACAAACAATTTGGATAATAAAGCTCCAATTCGATGTTCGGATCAGAGATGAGGAGGGTAACGAAAGGTAATGCATTCTTCCTACTTGAAATAATAACAACACTACCCAAGAGTAAAAGATAGAACAAGAAAAAGTGTAATCAATTTGACTCAAAGTAAAGCAACATAAGAAAACCAATAAAATCCTTGCAATGTAAAACGGAAAGAATTCCAACTAAGGAGACACCTTAACTATCTAAAGCATGGGAACCAAACATGAATCATAGTAAAACCAGACATCAATTGCTGATGCTTACTTATCGGTTAAGATTTTCGCAATACTAGATTCAAACAGAAGATTAACTCTCCAAAGATGTAAAACTAGACATGAATCATAGTGAACAATGTCAAGGAATGCTTACCATCATCTTCCAAGCAAGATAACCAGTTGGACCTCCTTTATGTCCTTCAAGATCGTCAGCCTCGGCATAAGGGATGCCACGCCTCAAGACCTCCTCGACGAAAGCTACCGCGCCTTCCTTCTCCCCCATCTCCCAATACAATGAAATTACCTTCTCAATCATGCTGAAACCAGGCCTCAACCCAACACAATCCATGTCCACAAGCAGGTCAACCACATCACTAGCACCATGTTGCTCCTGTATCAGCTTCTTCACCCAACCGCACATGATGGCAACCATGAGCTCCATGGTTTCTTTGTCCACCCTATTCTCCTTCCTCAGCCAATCAAACACTTCCAAGGCACACCAAGAGTCCCTCCCATCCTGTGAGAAGTAAACCAACACAAGCTGCAATTCTCTTGCTGATAACCTATGTTGCACAAATAGGAATACAGGTATTGAGTACAACACAATAAGTAAAATTTGATGCAGATACACATATAATACGCATACATGAACAAAAATGAAGTATTGTATATCATAGATGATAACCTGTCATTCATCTCTTCAAGAACATCAGAGGGTTCCCTTGTCATCCTCTCAAGCTCTTCAATTGCCTCAAAGAACCCTTCACTCATCTCATCTTCCTCATCGTCACTGGTCACAAACTGGTCAAGCTCCACAGATTTGATTGGCCTAAACCCTCTTACTGAGGAGGGTTTTGCAGCAACAAGGGTTGCAAAACTTCGGGGCTTGAAGCTTCTCAGTGAAATTTCATCAAACAGTTTAAGGGCATAGCCAAAGTGAGGTGATGAAGGAAACAACAAAGGGTGTCTTTTCTGTGGTGaagaagaaaacaccaaactCAATTTGAACAACGGAGAAAAAGCAACCCCATTTATACAATTCGCCATTTTTCCCTTTGTTCCAGTGTTTATCTCTCTCTCTACTCCACTTTCTCTCTTCCTTTACTTGAAAAAATTCAATTCAGCGGCAAATAGAAGGCTCCATGAACAATAAGCAGAGGGGAACGATAGGGAAGGGTGAAAGGATTGAAACTTTGCTTCTGGGGTTCtgtaaattaaagttaaaattcagcACCAAGAAACCCCAACGATAAAGAAAgagaagtatatatatatatattttttttctgtttagGTAGAGAAAAAGAAATGACAGGTTTTATTTCCCACAATTTCTCAGCAGAAAAACAAGATACTGTTCAGATTTAATCCATCCAAACTATAAAGGTAAGAAAATGACTTCCGAGACATATAAAATTAGAGACAATAATAATTCACACACGAAAAATTAAGCACaagttttattataattttttatttttatttaaaaaaaaacatttgGGGTTGGCCACTCGGTGCGTGTTAATCTTGCCTCCAAAACAAGACAAGGATTAACTGATTATGACTAAGACAATGTAACTTACAAATGAAATTTGGAAATTAAAAAAGGTATTATTTATTAAAGAATGTTagagaaatattaaaatttattatttttaattataattaattattagtgTTNNNNNNNNNNNNNNNNNNNNNNNNNNNNNNNNNNNNNNNNNNNNNNNNNNNNNNNNNNNNNNNNNNNNNNNNNNNNNNNNNNNtaatttatttatatttattttatatgagGTTAGTACTTAGGATTAGAGATCCTATTTAAGGTGTGAGAGAGTACGTGTAACAACCGCTACTACACAATCCTCACCGTTCAATAACAATGCTAGATAACGATGGACCATTCAATAACTTAACCCTTTATATATGACTCAAATGAGAGAGAATAAAGGGGCCATATTTCACTTTTCTTTTGTTCCAGTGTTGTGCATGTGTGATTATTTAAGTGTTGTGCATGTGTGATTATTTAAAAAGGAATTGAGAGTAGGTAATCTATCTATGactcatttttttttgttattggaGGCATGTATGTGATATGCTGCTTTATGGGGTATAATGGTACTAGATCAATTTGTGGGGGCAGTCTTTTCTGATTTGTGTTATAGATAAGTCGGACTATGCAAGCTATGTTTAAAAGAAAATATCATGGGTAAATTAGATGGTTCAATTTGCAggagaaaaattttgaaatttggaagAAGTAAATCGGACTGTCCGTGTtgtatgaaaatttttttttaaataaaacaaaaagcacTATTATTCTAtagcaaatcggaccgtccgtgTAAAGCACGCTGCTTCTCTATATCGCTGTCCTACATCATTACCTTctccataataaaattaaaaagcgtCTATCTATcatatattttgtttcataattaattcgtttacactgtaaCGAAATATAAGTATCTgtagaaaaatataattttttaaaataataaaacggTATTAAAaatatggaaaagtataggtagacaaggAAAATACTAAACATTGTGAACAATGAATATGTCAGATGTTTAATTCAATAGGTATTCAGATggttatgttcattatttttaattggatgattatttctttttgattcgatttactcatgcacagttaacaataactggatgttcaattcactaggtgtgcAGAGGGTTATCATAATGTTAAAGTTTATAAGATAATTTGGAGGTGGAGTGTTTTTTActttatggaaaagtataggtagataatgagaatactaaataatgtgaacaagGGATATGtcggatgttcaattcaataaGTATGCAGAcgattatgttcattatttttaattggatgattatttcttttgattcaatttactatggttggatgttcaattcactaggtgtgcATATGGTTATTCTAATGTTAAGGTTTAGGAGGTAATTTAGGGGGTGGAGTGCTTTTTTACTTTATTGGGTGAATTTTAAagtccattgttcacattgtttacaaaagttattgtctacctaacaaaatcgtaaaaatataattttgatcgatttaaaaaataaaattcgaTATATTTTTGTTACTGTTTAAATCTATCTAAATTAATTTATATCTCatctatattttaaattttaaattaataactttCTC is from Arachis ipaensis cultivar K30076 chromosome B01, Araip1.1, whole genome shotgun sequence and encodes:
- the LOC107648154 gene encoding pentatricopeptide repeat-containing protein At2g30100, chloroplastic is translated as MANCINGVAFSPLFKLSLVFSSSPQKRHPLLFPSSPHFGYALKLFDEISLRSFKPRSFATLVAAKPSSVRGFRPIKSVELDQFVTSDDEEDEMSEGFFEAIEELERMTREPSDVLEEMNDRLSARELQLVLVYFSQDGRDSWCALEVFDWLRKENRVDKETMELMVAIMCGWVKKLIQEQHGASDVVDLLVDMDCVGLRPGFSMIEKVISLYWEMGEKEGAVAFVEEVLRRGIPYAEADDLEGHKGGPTGYLAWKMMVEGDYKGAVRLVIHFRESGLKPEVYSYLVAMTAVVKELNEFAKALRKLKSYVRAGLASELDLEDVELAEKYQSDLLADGVRLSNWVIQDGSSSLQGVIHERLLAMYICAGRGIEAERQLWEMKLVGKEADGDLYDIVLAICASQKEATATGRLLTRLEVASSPQKKKTLSWLLRGYIKGGHFNEAAETVMKMLELGVFPEYLDRVAVLQGLRKRIHQNGNLDTYLNLCKSLSDANLIGPCLVYLYIRKYKLWVVKML